Genomic segment of Paraburkholderia fungorum:
ACACCGGAAGCGCGGGTCAAGAACTCTAATCGTGCACACGGGATGAATTGATACTCTGAAACCGGCGAGCAACCTCCATACCCGTGTCCCGCAATGCGGAAGTGGCCCTCGACGACGCATTCATCCCGCCGCAGCCGCCTATTTGTGTATCGCGCTACGTACCGCCGACACGTCATGCGCTGTGACAGGCTCAGCCGCGTTTCCCCACGCACTGCGCACAAACGTCAGAACGTGCGCAATTTCGCTGTTATTCAATTTATCGGCAAAGGGCGGCATTTTGCGCGAATCGGGACCGTCAACGGTGTTCGGGCTCGCGCCGCCCTCCACTAGCAGTCGCACCAGCGAGACCGTTTGCGGCGCCAGCACCGCGGGATTGCCAGCGAGGCGCGGATACTTTTGCGGCACACCCGCGCCGGTCGACTGATGGCATCGAGCGCAATAAGTCGCATAAATGCCGGCGCCGGGCCGTTCGACGTCGCCGGTCGCGAGCGCCTGCGCGCTTTGTTGCGCGGCGCTCGAACGCGGGTCGAAATGAGCGTTCGGGGCTCGCGGCGGCAAGTTCTTCAGATAAGAGGCGATTGCGATGAGATCAGCGTCATTGAGGTACTGGGTACTGTCCTCCACCACTTGCACCATGCTACCGAACGTAACCAGGCCTCCGCCGTGGCCATGCTTGAGGAACGCCGCAACGTCCGACGCGGAAATTCGTCCGAGTCCCGAGCCCTCGTCGCCGCTCAGATTGGGCGCAAACCAGTGGTCGTTCGTGCCGCCAGTCAGATAAAGCAGGCTGGCTTCCGTGTAGCCTCGCTCCTCATACGCAGGTCCTCGGGGCGTGTGGCATGCGCCACAATGCCCCAACGACTGCACGAGATAGGCACCCCGGTTCCATTGTGCGTCGTGCCGGGCGTCCGCCTTGAATGGACCAGTTGGAGCGAACGCCCAGTCCCAGAACATCAGCGCCCAGCGCTGATTGAACGGAAACGGCAAACGCGTCGGCGTTGCGGGCGTCGCAACCGGTGTCACACCGTGCATGAAGTACGCGTAGAGTGCGTGCATGTCATCGTCGTCGATTCGGGCAAATGACGGATACGGCATGGCCGGATAAAGCCGTTTTCCGCGAGGCGCAACACCGTCGCGCAGCGCTCGCGCAAAATCGTCGTAGTTATACCGGCCGATGCCCGCTTGTGGATCAGGGGTGATATTCGACGAATAGATGGTGCCAAACGGAGACGCCATGCCGA
This window contains:
- a CDS encoding c-type cytochrome → MLLGAAIPVHVASAASGAVPTADAAQIARGAYLAKAADCAGCHTAAPHAKPAGGALIPGVPFAGGLGMASPFGTIYSSNITPDPQAGIGRYNYDDFARALRDGVAPRGKRLYPAMPYPSFARIDDDDMHALYAYFMHGVTPVATPATPTRLPFPFNQRWALMFWDWAFAPTGPFKADARHDAQWNRGAYLVQSLGHCGACHTPRGPAYEERGYTEASLLYLTGGTNDHWFAPNLSGDEGSGLGRISASDVAAFLKHGHGGGLVTFGSMVQVVEDSTQYLNDADLIAIASYLKNLPPRAPNAHFDPRSSAAQQSAQALATGDVERPGAGIYATYCARCHQSTGAGVPQKYPRLAGNPAVLAPQTVSLVRLLVEGGASPNTVDGPDSRKMPPFADKLNNSEIAHVLTFVRSAWGNAAEPVTAHDVSAVRSAIHK